The following proteins are encoded in a genomic region of Oncorhynchus kisutch isolate 150728-3 linkage group LG6, Okis_V2, whole genome shotgun sequence:
- the LOC109892422 gene encoding protein lin-54 homolog codes for MDVVSPELNSLLPDEIMDTEAIIMDDDPPAESPAASGQSQPSDDSPVPMEMDVPAVPEIVSLCSDAPPTQLTQAGTTSTPTGSTLCSTTSATQLLLTSSTVSSSSLTLRPATASTLTSTTPKTTSSLSRVSLTSGGLQKLSAPFTLSANHQIILNKVASSPGADTTRSQGTTTTTTTPGGQQFMVTAIGKSGQPIVLQLPHTGSKSASVQGLGEAKANPQHFKVVTVSSASQVSTLQAQQLKTVQIAKKTQVSSAGPIKFVFTKAVNNKGLTAQTSVSNVITGRVLSTSSPVTPPRTITLSETLGSSSKIAISPLKSPSKLTVVSVASQVPNSPQKSVSLPLNMAHLGHQILLQQSTATSPAKTMKPVQTVTVGGVGATQFKTIFPLSTPSNVQQIQVPGSRFHYVRLVTATTGSSTGHAGSPITNSSMTAKPMVVNTTQVRMSVPIVPAQTMKQVVPKPLTSSGQVLTTQTQQRLIMPATSLPQIQPNLTNLPPGTVLAPAPGSGNMGYAVLPAQYVTQLQQSAYVTLASSSGFSTPTGIQTQARLPLNGLSTSGAAFRPRKPCNCTKSQCLKLYCDCFANGEFCQNCNCTNCFNNLEHETDRAKAIKACLDRNPEAFKPKIGKGKEGESDRRHSKGCNCKRSGCLKNYCECYEAKIMCSSTCKCVGCKNFEESPERKTLMHLADAAEVRVQQQTAAKTKLSSQISDLLTRTTPAITSGGGRMPYTFVTKEVAEVTCECLLEQAEQAELNQQPQATAERMILEEFGRCLMRIISSAGKTDCPSINC; via the exons ATGGACGTGGTGTCGCCAGAGCTGAACAGTCTGCTCCCTGATGAGATCATGGATACAGAGGCCATCATCATGGATGACGACCCCCCCGCAGAGTCCCCTGCAGCTTCTGGCCAATCACAGCCTAGTGACGACTCACCAGTCCCCATGGAAATGGATGTGCCCGCTGTCCCAGAGATCGTAAGCCTGTGTTCGGACGCCCCTCCAACCCAGCTGACCCAAGCCGGGACCACCTCCACCCCCACAGGTtccaccctctgtagcaccacTTCTGCTACCCAGCTCCTCCTCACCTCTTCCACGGtttcatcctcctccctcaccttGCGACCCGCCACAGCCTccaccctaacctcaaccacccCTAAAACCACCAGCAGCCTCTCCCGGGTTAGTCTCACCTCGGGGGGGTTACAGAAGCTCTCAGCCCCCTTCACCCTCTCAGCCAACCACCAGATCATCCTCAACAAGGTGGCCTCATCCCCAGGCGCAGATACCACCAGGTCCCAaggcaccaccaccactaccactactccAGGGGGCCAGCAGTTCATGGTGACGGCCATAGGAAAGTCTGGCCAGCCTATTGTGCTGCAGCTGCCCCACACAGGCTCCAAGTCTGCCTCAGTGCAGGGTCTGGGGGAGGCCAAGGCCAACCCGCAGCATTTCAAGGTGGTGACGGTCAGCTCGGCCAGTCAGGTATCCACCCTGCAGGCCCAGCAGCTGAAGACTGTACAG ATTGCTAAGAAAACTCAGGTGTCTTCGGCTGGACCAATCAAGTTTGTCTTCACTAAAGCTGTCAACAACAAAGGTCTGACTGCCCAGACATCAGTATCCAATGTCATTACAG gtCGGGTCCTGTCCACAAGCAGCCCGGTGACCCCCCCGCGGACCATCACCCTCTCTGAGACCCTCGGCTCCAGCAGCAAGATCGCCATTTCCCCCCTCAAGTCGCCCAGCAAG TTGACGGTGGTGTCGGTGGCCTCACAGGTCCCCAACTCCCCTCAGAAATCAGTGTCTCTGCCTCTCAACATGGCCCACCTGGGACATCAGATACTATTACAACAGTCTACAGCCACCTCCCCAGCCAAG accatGAAGCCTGTGCAGACTGTGACGGTGGGAGGGGTGGGCGCCACCCAATTTAAGACCATCTTTCCCCTGTCCACCCCATCCAACGTGCAGCAGATCCAGGTGCCAGGCAGCCGCTTCCACTACGTCAGGCTGGTCACTGCCACCACGGGCAGCAGCACGGGACATGCCGGCAGCCCCATCACTAACTCATCCATGACAG CCAAGCCCATGGTGGTCAACACAACCCAAGTCAGGATGTCTGTCCCCATTGTCCCAGCACAGACAATGAAGCAG GTGGTGCCTAAGCCCTTGACATCGTCAGGCCAGGTGCTGACCACTCAGACCCAGCAGAGGTTGATCATGCCCGCTACATCGCTACCCCAGATTCAGCCCAACCTTACCAATCTACCCCCGGGTACCGTATTGGCGCCTGCCCCTGGCTCTGGGAACATGGGCTACGCCGTGTTGCCCGCACAATACGTCACACAG ctcCAGCAGTCGGCGTATGTGACTCTGGCCAGCAGCTCTGGGTTCTCCACCCCTACAGGCATCCAGACTCAGGCCAGACTGCCTCTCAATGG CTTATCAACATCAGGCGCTGCCTTCAGACCACGGAAGCCCTGTAACTGCACCAAATCTCAGTGTCTCAAACT GTACTGTGACTGTTTTGCCAACGGGGAGTTCTGTCAGAACTGTAACTGTACCAACTGCTTCAACAACCTGGAACACGAGACGGACCGAGCTAAAGCCATTAAG GCGTGTCTGGACCGCAACCCGGAGGCGTTCAAGCCGAAGATCGGTAAAGGTAAAGAGGGCGAGTCGGACCGCAGACACAGCAAAGGCTGCAACTGTAAACGCTCAGGCTGCCTGAAGAACTACTGCGAGTGTTACGag GCCAAGATCATGTGCTCGTCTACCTGTAAGTGTGTGGGCTGTAAGAACTTTGAAGAGAGCCCTGAGAGGAAGACTCTGATGCACCTGGCCGACGCAGCTGAGGTCAGAGTTCAACAACAAACGGCAGCCAAGACCAAGCTGTCATCACAGATCTCAGACCTGCTTACACGGACCACTCCCGCCATCACCAGCGGAGGGGGGAG GATGCCCTATACGTTTGTGACGAAGGAGGTGGCGGAGGTGACGTGTGAGTGTCTGCTGGAGCAGGCTGAGCAGGCAGAGCTGAACCAGCAGCCCCAGGCCACCGCAGAGAGGATGATCCTGGAGGAGTTTGGACGCTGCCTCATGAGGATCATCAGCTCGGCGGGCAAGACAGACTGTCCCTCCATCAACTGCTAG